From one Aspergillus fumigatus Af293 chromosome 8, whole genome shotgun sequence genomic stretch:
- a CDS encoding hemerythrin domain-containing protein, which produces MFPRCFASRATLTSRPSTLTPFPSTLIQNRTFAITSPTMTRLADAIKDDHRELEEAYNKILSAKTSDEKTRWQNQFTWELARHSIGEELIVYPLMEKNLPNGKEMADKDRAEHQIVKEHLYKFQSLSSEDAEFEPTLKSLWSNLGQHIKEEESDDLPSLEKTLDQDDSEKHTKKFMRTKKFIPTRSHPSAPDKPPFETVAGLMAAPIDHLADLFRKFPEESKSQLPP; this is translated from the exons ATGTTCCCCCGCTGCTTCGCCTCCAGAGCAACACTTACTTCCAGACCTTCCACACTTACACCCTTCCCATCCACACTTATCCAGAACCGCACCTTCGCAATCACCTCGCCTACCATGACCCGCCTTGCAGACGCAATCAAAGACGACCACCGCGAGCTCGAAGAAGCCTACAACAAGATCCTCTCCGCCAAAACCTCCGATGAGAAAACCCGATGGCAGAACCAGTTCACATGGGAACTCGCTCGCCACTCCATCGGCGAGGAGTTGATCGTCTACCCTCTCATGGAGAAGAACCTTCCCAACGGGAAGGAGATGGCCGATAAGGACCGCGCAGAGCATCAAATT GTCAAAGAACACCTCTATAAATTCCAGAGCCTCTCCTCTGAGGACGCCGAGTTCGAGCCGACGCTCAAGTCCCTCTGGAGCAATCTAGGCCAGCACatcaaagaggaagagagtgacGATCTGCCttcgctggagaagacgcTTGACCAGGACGACTCGGAGAAGCACACGAAGAAGTTCATGCGGACGAAGAAGTTTATCCCCACGAGGAGCCACCCCAGTGCGCCTGACAAGCCGCCGTTCGAGACCGTTGCCGGGTTGATGGCTGCGCCGATTGATCATCTGGCGGATTTGTTCAGGAAGTTCCCTGAGGAGTCGAAGAGTCAGTTGCCTCCTTGA
- a CDS encoding aminoglycoside phosphotransferase family protein, giving the protein MEGPLRPFTDPASKASDRACPLDDKELDSLSDESLADLLNSAPILYGLGQTTVVRLSQNLVLKGGGNGLPCEAKVLQLVASRSNIRAPRVHRPLQVTDDTKYFGTMGYIVMDYIDGEPLDGCWGDLSDEQKMDIAKQTAQMILEMQSLKLLEPGPIGGGPCRGRFFTHYSAGPFKDASEFEGWFNHKLDICKKHNHAPQDLPPFKFTQFVLTHQDISPRNLILDRTGLVWLVDWADAGSYPPAFETAALSSQSQFVDFNEMVLSLLPRYPLEEQQLDSIGYGLSIAALA; this is encoded by the exons ATGGAGGGTCCTTTACGCCCATTCACCGAC CCAGCCAGTAAGGCCTCAGACAGGGCATGCCCGCTGGACGATAAAGAACTCGACTCTCTTTCCGACGAATCACTCGCTGACCTCCTCAATTCAGCCCCAATCCTTTATGGTCTCGGCCAAACGACCGTAGTGCGACTGTCCCAGAATCTCGTCCTAAAAGGCGGCGGCAATGGGCTGCCTTGTGAGGCAAAGGTACTTCAACTTGTTGCATCAAGATCCAACATTCGAGCTCCTCGTGTTCATCGGCCACTTCAAGTTACGGACGACACGAAGTACTTTGGCACCATGGGGTACATTGTGATGGATTATATCGACGGGGAACCGCTTGACGGCTGCTGGGGCGATCTCAGTGATGAACAAAAAATGGACATCGCAAAACAGACTGCGCAGATGATCCTCGAAATGCAGTCCCTAAAGCTCTTAGAGCCAGGTCCGATCGGCGGGGGACCATGTCGTGGTCGTTTCTTTACGCACTACAGTGCTGGTCCTTTCAAGGACGCGTCCGAATTTGAGGGCTGGTTCAACCACAAATTGGACATCTGTAAAAAACACAATCATGCGCCACAAGACCTTCCCCCGTTCAAGTTCACCCAGTTTGTTCTCACCCATCAGGACATCAGTCCGCGAAACCTCATTCTGGACCGAACTGGCCTTGTATGGCTTGTGGACTGGGCAGATGCGGGCTCATATCCCCCCGCTTTCGAAACGGCAGCTCTATCGTCTCAATCACAGTTTGTCGACTTTAATGAAATGGTGCTGTCATTGCTCCCACGATACCCTTTGGAAGAACAGCAATTAGATTCCATTGGATATGGGCTCTCGATAGCTGCACTGGCTTAA
- a CDS encoding putative aldo-keto reductase (YakC) translates to MVKTLPFGDIQVPSPGFGAMGLSFGLGTNLTFEEAEPVLLKAIELGCTFWDTAVVYQAGVNEKLLGDFIRKHNVRDKVFIASKCGFNVFGDRSVTNSPAHIKEYIEGTIERLGFAPDLYYLHRIDPKTPLEESIPALDEIRKAGKTKYIGLSECSAATLRKANSIAKIDAVQAEYSAFETIHETDGLIDTCRELGVAYVAYSPLGHGWLVDDFQYKSPDDFAPNDFRRTSPKFQGENFYKNRAIVEEIKKLAARKKCTTSQIALAWVAAQGFIAIPGTTKAKRLEENWASREIELTEEEKQEMRRIIDVAKPHGNRYGPENQALVGH, encoded by the exons ATGGTCAAAACACTCCCCTTCGGCGACATCCAAGTGCCTTCACCCGGCTTCGGTGCCATGGGCTTAAGCTTCGGCTTGGGCACTAATCTCACTTTCGAAGAAGCGGAACCCGTTCTTCTGAAAGCAATTGAACTGGGATGTACCTTTTGGGACACTGCT GTCGTCTACCAAGCTGGTGTGAATGAAAAACTGCTCGGAGATTTTATCCGGAAACACAATGTCCGGGACAAGGTCTTCA TTGCATCGAAATGCGGCTTTAACGTGTTCGGCGATCGCTCCGTCACCAATTCCCCCGCTCATATCAAGGAGTATATCGAGGGCACCATCGAGCGACTTGGCTTCGCGCCTGACCTCTACTACCTGCACCGGATCGATCCGA AAACACCACTCGAAGAATCCATCCCCGCACTAGATGAGATCCGCAAGGCTGGCAAGACCAAGTACATTGGTCTCTCGGAATGTTCTGCTGCAACACTGCGCAAGGCCAACTCAA TCGCCAAGATCGATGCCGTGCAAGCAGAGTACTCTGCCTTCGAGACCATCCATGAGACTGACGGTCTCATTGACACATGTAGAGAACTAGGGGTGGCTTATGTCGCGTACAGCCCGCTCGGACATGGGTGGCTCGTCGACGACTTTCAATATAAGTCTCCTGATGATTTCGCCCCGAATGACTTCCGCAGGACGA GCCCCAAATTCCAAGGTGAGAACTTCTACAAGAACCGCGCGATCgtggaggagatcaagaagctcGCTGCTCGGAAGAAATGCACAACCAGCCAGATTGCGCTGGCCTGGGTCGCGGCGCAGGGCTTCATTGCTATCCCCGGTACGACCAAGGCTAAGCGGCTAGAGGAGAACTGGGCGTCCAGGGAGATTGAAttgaccgaggaggagaagcaggagatgcggagaatTATTGATGTGGCAAAGCCCCACGGGAATAGGTACGGGCCTGAGAATCAGGCTTTGGTGGGACATTGA
- a CDS encoding ADP-ribosylglycohydrolase family protein, whose product METPAVQSRIKGSIFGVAVVDALGGPVEFQPRGSFIPVTHFIHNDTFDVPPGTWTDDTSMTLCLARSLIASKGNFIPQAAIRNYVKWHENGYLSATDECFDIGSRTRQALMIWRRYFDRSPHIRENDPNGHEGGQPEIDRALKREMFCGNGSLMRVAPIGLVYFRDMEIALSNAALSSNATHPYPTCAECCQIYTRLIVRALNGASKEDLAEEFARINFTDVKVKQRLDRYSSLTDWENTDEEHIKSSGYVLSTLEAALWAFFTTSTFKSGAVKVVNLGDDADTVGAVYGGLAGSYYGLEEIPADWIASLQKKNVVEEIASGLCSLPE is encoded by the exons ATGGAAACTCCAGCAGTACAGTCTAGGATCAAAGGATCCATCTTTGGTGTGGCTGTTGTTGACGCCCTTGGTGGGCCAGTAGAGTTCCAACCGCGGGGCAGCTTCATTCCAGTAACCCACTTCATACACAATGATACCTTCGATGTTCCACCAGG TACATGGACTGATGACACGTCCATGACCCTATGTCTTGCTCGCTCCCTCATTGCCTCAAAAGGGAATTTTATCCCCCAGGCAGCAATCCGCAACTATGTCAAGTGGCACGAGAATGGCTACTTATCAGCTACCGATGAATGCTTTGATATTGGGTCCAGAACCAGACAAGCATTGATGATATGGAGACGCTACTTTGACAGATCGCCTCATATCCGCGAAAATGACCCGAATGGTCACGAGGGCGGACAGCCTGAAATCGACAGAGCCTTGAAGCGCGAA ATGTTTTGTGGAAACGGGTCCCTTATGCGCGTTGCACCCATTGGACTGGTGTATTTTCGGGACATGGAGATAGCATTGTCCAACGCTGCGCTTTCCTCAAATGCCACTCATCCTTACCCCACGTGCGCCGAGTGCTGCCAGATCTACACCAGACTCATTGTGCGCGCTCTGAATGGCGCTAGCAAGGAAGACCTTGCAGAAGAGTTCGCTAGGATAAATTTCACAGATGTTAAGGTGAAGCAGCGGCTTGATCGTTATTCAAGTCTCACCGATTGGGAGAACACGGATGAAGAACATATCAAATCATCCGGATACGTTCTTTCCACGCTCGAAGCTGCTCTGTGGGCTTTCTTTACCACAAGCACATTCAAAAGCGGAGCTGTCAAGGTCGTCAACCTGGGTGATGATGCCGATACTGTGGGGGCGGTATACGGAGGGCTGGCAGGATCATATTATGGACTTGAAGAGATACCAGCTGATTGGATTGCGAGCCTACAGAAGAAAAACGTTGTTGAAGAAATTGCATCTGGTCTCTGTTCTCTTCCGGAGTGA
- a CDS encoding SDR family NAD(P)-dependent oxidoreductase yields MVRKVVVVTGSASGMGLATATSLASSGAHLALWDINSSKLKEIAKSFKAQYSGKILAQTVDVSDRSAVKAALMEAQHHLGPINAIANFAGTGGHQLGVEPIWETSDEEFEFITNLNIRGLFNILGEALTPGFLGELQSIVHIASMFGTRGYKNGAVFAASKHAAVGMVKSAALEVGSRGIRVNCILPGPIDTPMFHQVRENAGLSSSASDTPIPRPGQPEEVASIAVFLLGDQSSYVTGAVWNVDGGANA; encoded by the exons ATGGTGAGAAAGGTGGTCGTTGTGACTGGGAGTGCGTCAGGTATGGGCCTCGCAACAGCCACCAGTCTTGCTAGTAGTGGAGCCCATCTTGCTCTCTGGGATatcaacagcagcaagctTAAAGAAATCGCGAAGTCCTTCAAAGCCCAATATTCGGGGAAGATACTGGCTCAAACTGTCGACGTGTCGGACCGCTCTGCTGTCAAGGCCGCCTTGATGGAGGCACAGCATCACCTCGGCCCCATTAATGCAATTGCAAATTTTGCGGGGACCGGTGGTCATCAATTGGGAGTGGAACCGATTTGGGAGACAAGCGATGAGGAGTTTGAGTTCATTACCAACCTGAATATCAGAGGTCTTTTTAACATACTTGGTGAAGCTTTGACTCCTGGTTTCCTTGGTGAACTTCAAAGCATTGTGCATATTGCGAGCATGTTCGGTACTCGAGGTTACAAGAACGGAGCAGTCTTCGCTGCTAGCAAGCATGCTGCAGTCGGGATGGTCAAAAGCGCAGCCCTCGAGGTTGGATCAAGGGGCATCCGAGTGAACTGCATTCTACC TGGACCTATCGACACACCTATGTTTCATCAAGTCAGAGAAAACGCCGGTCTGTCTTCCTCCGCATCAGATACGCCGATTCCTCGGCCTGGTCAACCTGAGGAAGTTGCAAGCATTGCAGTATTCTTACTGGGTGACCAGAGTAGTTATGTGACAGGGGCCGTATGGAATGTGGATGGTGGGGCAAATGCTTGA
- a CDS encoding pyridoxal phosphate-dependent aminotransferase: MLSARGETYAKAGLANSYLEALKTPYNKDNKQGVVSFRNAENFLMHDVMLEYIRTQVASRLDHSDLTYHEGPFGSRRLRAAMANHITTYFHPATPISPDHIIFANGVTSLNALCALSLTDPGDGILLGQPIYGSFNGDLRVPSGCQLIYTSFHGDDQFSPDAVTRYEEAFLQARETGVTARALLICNPHNPLGRCYPRETLEALLQFCQKYQLHLISDEVYALSVYDDADSTDGFVSVLSIDPVPLGVDPALIHVLYGMSKDFAASGLRLGCLISRNKRFLQAVLSMSIAAAVLEDQGFVESFLQKSRRLLRSQRDLAARALDEAGIPYAQGAIVTSQDGWAAELALSRQLQQIGVEMSTGYAYHNEVPGWFRVIFSLDEESLKEGLSR; encoded by the exons ATGCTTTCTGCCCGCGGGGAAACATATGCCAAGGCCGGCTTGGCAAACAGCTACCTTGAGGCCCTCAAGACCCCCTACAACAAAGACAACAAGCAGGGAGTTGTGTCTTTCCGTAATGCAGAGAAT TTCTTGATGCATGATGTAATGCTTGAATACATCCGCACGCAG GTAGCATCCAGACTAGACCACTCGGACCTCACCTACCATGAAGGCCCTTTTGGCTCAAGACGTCTCCGAGCAGCCATGGCCAATCACATAACTACATACTTCCACCCCGCTACGCCAATCTCGCCTGATCACATCATTTTCGCAAACGGTGTGACGAGCCTAAACGCGCTCTGTGCCCTTAGTTTAACGGACCCCGGCGACGGGATTCTCCTAGGCCAACCCATCTACGGCTCCTTCAACGGAGATCTCCGCGTGCCCTCCGGCTGCCAATTGATCTACACCTCCTTCCACGGGGACGATCAATTCAGCCCAGACGCAGTGACTCGGTACGAGGAGGCCTTCCTGCAAGCACGAGAGACCGGGGTAACAGCCCGGGCCCTCCTAATCTGCAACCCGCACAATCCGCTCGGCAGATGTTATCCGCGCGAGACCTTAGAGGCGCTACTGCAGTTCTGTCAGAAGTATCAGCTCCATCTCATCAGCGACGAGGTGTACGCGTTGTCGGTGTACGATGATGCTGACTCGACCGATGGCTTTGTTTCTGTTTTGTCGATCGATCCTGTCCCACTCGGGGTTGATCCAGCCTTGATACACGTGCTGTACGGCATGTCGAAAGATTTCGCGGCGTCGGGGTTACGGCTGGGATGCTTGATTAGCCGGAATAAGAGGTTCCTCCAGGCGGTTTTGTCGATGAG TATTGCCGCTGCTGTTCTCGAGGATCAAGGCTTTGTGGAGTCCTTTCTTCAGAAAAGCCGCCGGTTACTTCGCTCGCAGCGGGATCTGGCAGCACGAGCCTTGGACGAGGCGGGGATTCCTTATGCACAGGGCGC GATCGTCACCAGTCAAGACGGATGGGCTGCAGAGTTGGCTCTGTCCCGCCAGCTGCAACAGATTGGGGTGGAGATGTCGACTGGCTATGCATACCACAATGAAGTGCCTGGTTGGTTCCGCGTCATCTTCTCACTAGATGAGGAGAGCCTGAAAGAGGGCTTATCCAGGTAG